The following proteins are encoded in a genomic region of Corylus avellana chromosome ca4, CavTom2PMs-1.0:
- the LOC132177758 gene encoding low affinity inorganic phosphate transporter 1-like, producing the protein MAGNQLGVLNALDVAKTQMYHFTAIVIAGMGFFTDAYDLFCISLVTKLLGRIYYTKPGEEKPGTLPPNVSDAVIGVALCGTLAGQLFFGWLGDKLGRKKVYGITLILMVVSSIGSGLSIGHSANSVMATLCFFRFWLGFGIGGDYPLSATIMSEYANKKTRGAFIAAVFAMQGFGILGGGVVALIVSSAFKNKYNPPAYEVNAAASLPSQADLVWRLILMFGALPAALTYYWRVKMPETARYTALVAKNAKQAAADMSKVLNVTLEAEQQKIERISAQESYGLFSKRFAKRHGLHLVGTTTTWFLLDIAFYSQNLFQKDIFIAIGWIPAAKTMSSLEELYMIARAQTLIALCSTVPGYWFTVAFIDYLGRFTIQLMGFFFMTVFMFALAIPYHHWTLKPNRISFVVIYSLTFFFANFGPNATTFVVPAEIFPARLRSTCHGISAATGKAGAIIGAFGFLYAAQNQDKAKADAGYPAGIGIKNSLLVLGGINFLGMLFTFLVPESKGKSLEELTGEEDDEGGETAEQATGSRAVPV; encoded by the coding sequence ATGGCTGGAAACCAATTGGGAGTGCTTAACGCACTTGATGTGGCCAAGACCCAAATGTACCATTTCACGGCAATTGTAATTGCCGGAATGGGATTCTTCACTGATGCATACGATCTGTTCTGCATCTCCCTTGTGACAAAGTTACTCGGCCGAATCTACTATACAAAACCAGGTGAAGAAAAGCCTGGCACATTGCCTCCTAACGTGTCTGACGCTGTTATTGGTGTGGCGCTTTGTGGCACTTTGGCTGGCCAACTCTTCTTCGGCTGGCTCGGTGACAAATTGGGCCGCAAAAAGGTGTACGGTATAACCCTCATTCTCATGGTGGTCAGCTCTATTGGCTCCGGGCTCTCAATTGGACACTCGGCAAACAGTGTCATGGCCACCCTCTGTTTCTTCCGATTTTGGCTCGGCTTCGGCATTGGTGGTGACTACCCTCTTTCTGCTACAATTATGTCTGAATACGCAAACAAAAAGACACGTGGAGCGTTTATCGCCGCAGTTTTTGCCATGCAAGGCTTTGGGATTTTGGGTGGTGGGGTTGTTGCTTTAATCGTGTCAAGCGCATTTAAGAACAAATACAACCCTCCCGCATATGAGGTTAATGCAGCGGCATCGCTGCCATCCCAAGCTGACTTAGTGTGGCGCCTAATTCTCATGTTTGGAGCTCTCCCGGCTGCCCTCACATACTACTGGCGTGTGAAAATGCCCGAGACTGCACGTTACACTGCCCTGGTGGCAAAGAATGCAAAACAGGCGGCGGCAGACATGTCTAAGGTGCTAAACGTGACTCTTGAAGCTGAACAACAGAAAATTGAAAGGATTAGTGCTCAAGAGTCATATGGGCTATTCTCCAAACGATTTGCGAAACGACACGGGCTTCACTTGGTTGGAACCACCACCACTTGGTTCTTGTTGGACATTGCCTTCTATAGCCAAAATCTTTTCCAGAAAGATATCTTCATCGCTATTGGGTGGATTCCAGCGGCAAAAACAATGAGTTCACTTGAAGAGCTTTACATGATTGCAAGGGCGCAAACACTTATAGCATTGTGCAGTACCGTGCCCGGATATTGGTTTACGGTGGCTTTCATTGATTATTTGGGACGGTTTACAATTCAATTGATGGGTTTCTTCTTCATGACTGTGTTCATGTTTGCGCTTGCTATCCCATACCATCACTGGACTCTAAAGCCCAACAGGATTAGCTTCGTTGTAATATACTCCTTGACCTTTTTCTTCGCAAACTTTGGACCCAATGCCACCACATTTGTTGTGCCAGCTGAGATTTTCCCTGCGAGGCTAAGGTCAACATGTCATGGAATATCGGCCGCAACGGGGAAGGCAGGAGCTATAATTGGGGCGTTTGGATTCTTGTATGCTGCCCAAAACCAAGACAAGGCCAAAGCAGATGCCGGGTACCCGGCTGGCATCGGGATCAAGAATTCCCTTCTCGTGCTCGGAGGAATTAACTTCTTGGGAATGTTGTTTACCTTCTTGGTGCCAGAATCTAAGGGAAAATCGTTGGAGGAATTGACGGGAGAGGAGGACGATGAAGGCGGTGAGACTGCGGAGCAAGCCACTGGTAGTAGGGCTGTTCCGGTGTGA
- the LOC132177076 gene encoding low affinity inorganic phosphate transporter 1-like, translated as MAREKLKVLETLDTAKTQLYHFTAIVITGMGFFTDAYDLLCISLVTKLLGRIYYRDDSLPKPGTLPANIQAAVNGVAFCGTLAGQLFFGWLGDKLGRKKVYGVTLLLMVVCSIASGLSFGNTANGVITTLCFFRFWLGFGIGGDYPLSATIMSEYANKRTRGGFIAAVFAMQGFGFLFGGIIALVVSSAFKNKYPAPPYYVDAAASLPRQADYIWRIVLMFGAIPAALTYYWRMKMPETARYTALVAKNAKQAAADMSKVLQVEIEPEQQKVDMLISQEAYGLFSKEFAKRHGLHLVGTATCWFLLDITFYSQNLFQKDIFSSIGWLPKAERMSAIDELYKVARAQTIITFCGVVPGYWFTVAFIDRLGRFAIQLMGFFFMSVFMFALAIPYNHWKRPGNHAGFLVMYSLTFFFANFGPNSTTFIVPAEIFPARVRSTCHGISAAAGKAGAIVGSFGFLYAAQNSNRDQTDKGYPPGIGVKNALLVLAGINVLGIFFTFLVPESKGKSLEELTGEDEVVTGATVAV; from the coding sequence ATGGCTagagaaaaattgaaagtgcttgaGACACTGGATACTGCAAAAACCCAATTGTACCATTTCACAGCAATTGTAATCACTGGAATGGGATTCTTCACCGACGCATATGATCTCTTATGCATCTCTCTCGTGACCAAGTTACTTGGTCGCATATACTACAGAGATGATAGCTTACCAAAGCCGGGTACCTTGCCCGCCAATATTCAAGCTGCTGTTAATGGTGTTGCGTTTTGTGGCACTTTGGCTGGGCAGCTCTTCTTTGGCTGGCTTGGTGACAAATTGGGCCGTAAGAAGGTATATGGTGTAACCCTTCTTCTCATGGTAGTTTGCTCTATTGCCTCAGGACTCTCCTTTGGAAACACAGCGAACGGTGTTATCACCACGCTTTGTTTCTTCCGGTTCTGGCTTGGCTTCGGCATTGGTGGAGACTATCCTCTTTCCGCGACAATCATGTCCGAATACGCTAATAAAAGGACTCGCGGCGGGTTTATCGCCGCGGTTTTTGCCATGCAAgggtttggatttttatttGGTGGGATTATTGCTTTAGTCGTTTCAAGCGCGTTCAAGAACAAATACCCTGCTCCTCCATATTATGTTGATGCAGCAGCCTCCTTGCCACGACAAGCTGATTACATTTGGCGCATAGTCCTAATGTTTGGAGCCATCCCGGCCGCCCTTACCTACTACTGGCGCATGAAAATGCCTGAGACAGCTCGTTACACCGCTCTGGTAGCCAAGAATGCAAAACAGGCAGCAGCAGACATGTCTAAGGTACTACAGGTCGAGATCGAACCAGAACAACAGAAGGTAGACATGCTAATTAGTCAGGAAGCATATGGTTTATTCTCTAAGGAATTTGCGAAACGCCACGGGCTTCACTTGGTTGGAACTGCTACTTGTTGGTTTTTGTTGGACATTACCTTCTATAGTCAAAACCTTTTCCAGAAGGATATCTTCTCATCAATTGGTTGGTTGCCAAAGGCAGAGAGAATGAGCGCAATTGATGAGCTTTACAAGGTTGCAAGGGCACAAACAATAATAACATTTTGCGGTGTCGTGCCTGGGTATTGGTTTACAGTGGCCTTCATTGATCGGTTGGGACGATTTGCAATACAATTGATGGGTTTCTTCTTCATGTCTGTCTTCATGTTTGCGCTTGCTATCCCTTACAATCATTGGAAGCGACCGGGCAACCATGCTGGATTCCTCGTGATGTACTcgcttacctttttttttgccAACTTTGGACCAAATTCCACAACATTTATTGTGCCGGCCGAAATTTTCCCAGCAAGGGTAAGGTCTACTTGTCATGGAATATCAGCAGCGGCTGGGAAGGCTGGAGCAATTGTTGGTTCATTTGGGTTTTTGTATGCTGCTCAAAACAGTAACCGAGATCAAACAGATAAAGGGTACCCACCTGGTATTGGAGTGAAAAATGCACTCCTTGTGCTCGCTGGGATCAACGTATTGGGtatattttttacctttttggtGCCTGAATCCAAGGGTAAATCGCTCGAGGAGTTGACTGGGGAGGATGAGGTAGTAACAGGAGCGACAGTTGCTGTGTAA
- the LOC132177075 gene encoding low affinity inorganic phosphate transporter 1-like: MARNQLSVLNALDVAKTQLYHFTAIVIAGMGFFTDAYDLFCISLVTKLLGRIYYTKPNAEKPGTLPPNIADAVNGVALCGTLAGQLFFGWLGDKLGRKKVYGITLILMVVCSIGSGLSFGKSSNGVIATLCFFRFWLGFGIGGDYPLSATIMSEYANKKTRGAFIAAVFAMQGFGILGGGIVALIVSSAFRNKYDPPAYQDDAARSLPSQADYVWRLILMFGALPAALTYYWRMKMPETARYTALVAKNAKQAAADMSKVLHVNLQVEEDKIERINTQDSFGLFSKKFAKRHGLHLVGTTTTWFLLDIAFYSQNLFQKDIFTGIGWIPAAKTMSSLEEVFKIARAQTLIALCSTVPGYWFTVAFIDYLGRFTIQLMGFFFMTVFMFALAIPYNHWTKKPHRVSFVVIYSLTFFFANFGPNATTFVVPAEIFPARLRSTCHGISAAAGKAGAIIGAFGFLYAAQSQDKSKVDDGYPTGIGIKNSLLVLGGINFLGMVFTFLVPESKGKSLEELTGEEDDESGQTVELPAGSKTVPV, translated from the coding sequence ATGGCGAGAAACCAATTGTCAGTGCTTAACGCTCTTGATGTGGCCAAGACTCAATTGTACCATTTCACGGCAATTGTAATTGCCGGAATGGGATTCTTCACAGATGCATACGATCTGTTCTGCATCTCCCTTGTGACAAAGTTACTCGGCCGAATTTACTACACAAAACCAAATGCAGAAAAGCCCGGCACATTGCCTCCTAATATAGCTGATGCCGTTAACGGTGTGGCGCTTTGTGGTACTTTAGCCGGCCAACTCTTCTTCGGCTGGCTTGGCGACAAATTGGGCCGCAAGAAGGTGTACGGCATAACCCTCATTCTCATGGTGGTCTGCTCCATTGGCTCAGGGCTCTCGTTTGGAAAATCATCAAACGGCGTCATAGCCACACTCTGTTTCTTTCGATTCTGGCTCGGCTTCGGCATTGGCGGAGATTACCCTCTTTCCGCTACAATTATGTCCGAATACGCAAACAAAAAGACTCGTGGGGCGTTTATCGCCGCAGTTTTTGCGATGCAAGGTTTTGGAATTTTGGGCGGTGGGATTGTTGCTTTAATTGTGTCGAGCGCATTCAGGAACAAATACGACCCTCCCGCATACCAGGATGATGCAGCACGCTCCCTGCCATCCCAAGCTGACTACGTTTGGCGCCTAATTCTCATGTTCGGAGCTCTCCCCGCCGCCCTCACATACTACTGGCGGATGAAAATGCCCGAGACTGCCCGTTACACTGCCCTGGTGGCGAAGAACGCAAAACAGGCGGCGGCAGACATGTCTAAGGTGCTGCATGTGAATCTTCAAGTTGAAGAGGATAAAATCGAAAGAATTAATACTCAAGATTCGTTTGGGTTATTCTCCAAAAAATTTGCGAAACGACACGGGCTTCATTTGGTTGGAACAACTACCACTTGGTTCTTGTTGGACATTGCCTTCTACAGCCAAAATTTGTTCCAGAAGGATATCTTCACCGGTATTGGGTGGATTCCAGCGGCAAAGACAATGAGCTCGCTTGAGGAGGTTTTCAAGATTGCAAGGGCGCAGACACTTATTGCATTGTGCAGTACCGTGCCCGGGTATTGGTTTACGGTGGCTTTTATTGATTATTTGGGGCGGTTTACGATTCAATTGATGGGTTTCTTCTTCATGACGGTGTTCATGTTTGCGCTTGCTATCCCGTACAACCACTGGACTAAAAAGCCCCACAGGGTTAGCTTCGTCGTAATATACTCCTTGACCTTTTTCTTCGCAAACTTTGGACCCAACGCCACCACATTTGTTGTGCCGGCGGAAATTTTTCCTGCGAGGCTGAGGTCCACGTGTCATGGAATATCAGCCGCAGCGGGGAAGGCTGGAGCTATAATTGGGGCGTTTGGATTCTTGTATGCTGCCCAAAGCCAAGACAAGAGCAAAGTAGATGACGGGTACCCGACTGGCATCGGGATCAAGAATTCCCTTCTTGTGCTCGGAGGAATTAACTTCTTGGGAATGGTGTTCACCTTCTTGGTCCCAGAATCAAAGGGAAAATCGTTGGAGGAATTGACGGGAGAGGAGGACGATGAAAGTGGTCAGACTGTTGAGCTACCCGCTGGTAGTAAGACAGTTCCAGTGTGA